Proteins from a genomic interval of Flammeovirgaceae bacterium SG7u.111:
- a CDS encoding iron-containing alcohol dehydrogenase family protein: MHKILKNVDKVVYGRGSFNQLDDILAPIRAENDNFMVFVVDKYFEGKPLADRVPAKPEDVVLFVDVDEHEPTTVQVDTIRDTVKSEKGVPSGLIGIGGGSIMDIAKAASLMFTNDGSSSLYQGLNLVKNPGIYHAGVPTLSGTGAECSTTAVVTGPEKKLGLKCEWTPFNQIVLDPELIYNAPRNQWFYTGMDTYIHCIESETGTFKNAFSSAYAQASLELCRDVFLRPGGGQSPEGDDKLMVASLMGGLSLTYSEVGACHALSYGLSFVFGYRHGIANCIAFDKLEDFYGDGVKEFREMVAHNQVEIPQNLAKTWTDEQITQMAEVSYKLGHMWTHAIGPDWEEKLTLKDIEALFRRL; this comes from the coding sequence ATGCACAAGATTTTAAAAAACGTAGATAAAGTTGTTTACGGTAGAGGCAGCTTTAACCAACTGGACGATATTTTAGCACCTATAAGGGCTGAAAATGATAATTTCATGGTCTTTGTAGTGGACAAATATTTTGAAGGCAAGCCTCTTGCCGATCGTGTTCCTGCCAAACCTGAAGACGTTGTTTTATTTGTAGATGTTGACGAACACGAGCCAACTACGGTACAAGTGGATACTATTCGCGATACAGTAAAAAGCGAGAAAGGCGTTCCTTCGGGCCTCATCGGAATAGGTGGAGGTAGCATTATGGACATTGCCAAAGCTGCTTCGCTTATGTTTACCAACGATGGTTCTTCTTCGCTTTACCAAGGTTTGAACTTGGTGAAAAATCCGGGAATCTACCATGCTGGCGTGCCTACCCTCTCGGGAACTGGTGCCGAGTGCTCAACTACTGCGGTAGTGACTGGTCCTGAAAAAAAATTGGGCTTGAAATGCGAATGGACTCCTTTCAACCAAATAGTGTTAGATCCGGAATTGATCTACAATGCCCCAAGAAACCAGTGGTTTTACACAGGCATGGATACGTACATCCACTGTATAGAATCGGAAACGGGTACATTCAAAAATGCCTTTAGCTCGGCGTATGCACAAGCATCGCTGGAACTTTGCCGCGACGTGTTTTTGAGACCTGGCGGTGGGCAAAGCCCCGAAGGCGATGACAAACTGATGGTCGCTTCGCTGATGGGCGGATTGAGCTTAACTTACTCTGAAGTAGGCGCTTGCCATGCACTTTCTTACGGTTTATCTTTTGTATTTGGCTACCGTCACGGCATTGCCAACTGCATCGCTTTCGATAAGTTGGAAGATTTTTATGGTGACGGAGTAAAAGAGTTTAGGGAAATGGTAGCCCACAACCAAGTGGAAATACCTCAGAACCTAGCAAAAACTTGGACGGATGAGCAAATCACCCAAATGGCTGAAGTTTCTTACAAACTTGGGCACATGTGGACGCATGCAATAGGTCCTGATTGGGAGGAGAAACTTACTTTGAAAGATATAGAAGCGCTGTTCAGAAGACTGTAA
- a CDS encoding transposase → MKYKKWTLEEKLEILRLSEEIGILEACRQRKVSTGTFYSWKKKFEHQGEAGLKANYQVKGKELKQAEEENRLLRKLLADREIELEVQRELLKKKFGTCDPRKI, encoded by the coding sequence ATGAAATACAAGAAATGGACACTAGAAGAGAAGCTGGAGATTCTAAGGCTATCGGAAGAAATAGGCATCTTAGAAGCCTGCCGCCAGCGGAAAGTAAGCACGGGCACTTTCTATAGCTGGAAGAAGAAATTCGAACACCAAGGTGAAGCGGGGCTAAAAGCGAACTACCAGGTCAAGGGCAAGGAACTCAAACAGGCAGAAGAGGAAAACAGGCTTCTCCGCAAGTTGCTCGCCGACAGGGAGATAGAACTGGAGGTACAACGGGAGCTCTTAAAAAAAAAGTTTGGGACGTGCGATCCAAGAAAGATTTAG
- a CDS encoding IS3 family transposase, which produces MGGPGRKQLYYHKPSGGRKGNRPSVETYHQTKGYVGEQEVLGSIKAILGHEFIDCGYRLMASYLQKGGYRINHKKVYRIMKQAGLLKTADRIDRGGAGRKFVEFRKVKTSRPMECLEMDIKMVWIPAMGKNAYLLSLIDVHTRRILGGMFSFSIKQEQVIGFLSAVLEEYECPGNVVIRSDNGSQFIATRVREYLGLVGVGQEFTHVATPEENAHIEAYHGILRQDVFDRVEYTAFGEIEQVLKRYVHFYNHDRLHGLLGKVTPIEKWEACEHLILPRKKTA; this is translated from the coding sequence ATGGGCGGGCCTGGCAGAAAGCAGTTATATTACCACAAGCCTAGCGGGGGCAGGAAAGGGAACAGGCCCTCTGTGGAGACTTATCACCAAACAAAGGGATATGTAGGGGAACAGGAGGTCTTGGGGTCTATCAAAGCCATTTTGGGACATGAATTTATAGACTGTGGCTATCGCCTGATGGCCTCTTACCTACAAAAAGGGGGCTATCGCATCAACCATAAGAAAGTATACAGGATCATGAAACAGGCAGGGCTCTTAAAAACCGCGGACAGGATAGACAGGGGCGGCGCCGGCCGCAAGTTTGTGGAGTTCAGGAAGGTAAAGACCTCTAGGCCCATGGAATGCCTGGAAATGGATATCAAGATGGTATGGATACCTGCCATGGGGAAAAACGCCTATCTGTTGTCGCTCATAGATGTACATACCCGCAGGATATTGGGGGGCATGTTCTCCTTCAGTATCAAGCAAGAGCAGGTCATCGGCTTCTTGTCGGCGGTGTTGGAGGAATATGAATGTCCTGGCAACGTGGTCATCAGGAGCGATAACGGAAGCCAGTTTATAGCTACACGGGTGCGGGAATACTTGGGCTTGGTAGGCGTGGGACAGGAGTTCACCCATGTGGCCACCCCAGAAGAAAATGCCCATATAGAAGCCTATCATGGCATATTGAGACAAGATGTTTTTGATAGGGTAGAGTATACGGCCTTTGGGGAAATAGAGCAGGTCTTGAAGAGGTATGTGCATTTCTACAACCACGACAGGCTGCATGGGCTGTTGGGAAAGGTGACACCTATCGAGAAATGGGAAGCCTGTGAACACTTGATATTGCCCAGAAAAAAAACCGCTTGA
- a CDS encoding MBOAT family O-acyltransferase, protein MIIVNYLLSNKIRNSFLLLVSLFFYAWGEGILVLVMLGSIYINYIAGVGISELSNKKIAKIVLALAICANLSILFYFKYSNFFIDNLSILVNFENFNFKEILLPIGISFFTFQGISYLIDVFRNDTKVQKNPIHLGLYISLFPQLIAGPIVRYHDIAMEIENRKIDLSMFSDGLFRFIRGLSKKVLIANSAALIADKAFEMNINELPTLVSWLGIICYALQIYFDFSGYSDMAIGLGKILGFNFKENFNYPYISRSIQDFWRRWHISLSTWFRDYLYISLGGNRLGKWITYRNLFIVFLVTGLWHGASWNFIVWGLFHGLFLILERNNIINVKMFPRFIQHIYLLLVVLVAWVFFRTDNLLDSIYYLSTMIGFNNGNNYEPIMYLTNYTLLMLLTGVIFVTPIRLWLEMKLRINFFIWKRLNSINLFLKPLSYLFLLILVLVELAQSSYNPFIYFRF, encoded by the coding sequence GTGATAATAGTAAACTATTTACTTTCAAATAAAATAAGAAATAGTTTTTTACTTTTAGTCAGCTTATTCTTTTATGCATGGGGAGAAGGTATACTAGTATTAGTAATGTTAGGCTCTATTTATATAAATTATATAGCAGGCGTTGGTATATCTGAATTATCAAACAAGAAAATAGCAAAAATAGTATTGGCGTTAGCCATTTGTGCAAATCTGTCAATTTTATTCTATTTTAAATACTCTAATTTTTTCATTGATAACCTGTCAATTTTAGTCAATTTTGAAAACTTTAACTTCAAAGAGATTTTGCTTCCGATTGGTATATCTTTTTTTACTTTTCAAGGAATATCCTATTTAATAGATGTCTTTAGGAATGATACAAAGGTTCAAAAGAACCCTATTCATTTAGGATTATATATATCATTATTCCCTCAATTAATTGCTGGTCCGATAGTTAGATATCATGACATCGCAATGGAAATTGAAAATCGCAAAATTGATTTATCTATGTTTTCCGATGGATTATTTCGATTCATTAGAGGATTGTCAAAAAAAGTTTTAATAGCTAACTCTGCAGCATTAATTGCAGATAAAGCATTTGAAATGAATATCAACGAACTACCTACGTTAGTCAGCTGGCTGGGAATCATCTGTTACGCGCTTCAAATTTATTTTGATTTTTCAGGTTATTCTGACATGGCTATTGGACTTGGCAAAATATTAGGGTTTAATTTTAAGGAGAATTTCAACTATCCCTATATTTCAAGATCCATTCAGGATTTTTGGCGTAGATGGCATATTTCATTGTCTACGTGGTTTAGAGATTATCTTTATATTTCATTAGGAGGCAATAGACTTGGTAAATGGATTACATATAGGAATCTTTTTATCGTATTTTTAGTGACGGGCCTTTGGCACGGAGCAAGTTGGAATTTTATTGTTTGGGGTTTATTTCATGGTCTTTTCTTAATTCTTGAGCGGAATAATATTATCAACGTCAAAATGTTTCCTAGATTTATTCAGCATATTTATTTGCTGTTAGTAGTTCTTGTTGCTTGGGTGTTTTTTAGGACCGACAATTTGCTTGATTCTATATATTATCTAAGTACCATGATTGGATTCAATAATGGCAATAATTATGAACCAATAATGTATTTAACAAATTATACATTATTGATGCTATTGACTGGTGTTATTTTTGTCACACCAATTAGATTATGGTTGGAGATGAAGCTTAGAATCAATTTTTTTATTTGGAAAAGACTGAACTCTATAAATTTATTTTTAAAACCACTTAGTTATCTCTTTTTGTTAATTCTGGTGTTAGTTGAATTAGCGCAATCTAGCTATAATCCATTTATTTACTTCCGTTTTTAA